In Phragmites australis chromosome 24, lpPhrAust1.1, whole genome shotgun sequence, the following are encoded in one genomic region:
- the LOC133907168 gene encoding uncharacterized mitochondrial protein AtMg00810-like, with product MYMLIYVDDIVVASSSDDAVSKLIGDLQQDFALKDLGDLHYFLGVEVRKQKGGVILCQSKYIIDLLARTGMAQCKEVIFASEKLIKGTKKELSAEDITRYQSTVGALQYLNLTRPDITFPVNKVYQFMQAPTEEHWSAVKMILHYLKYTEETGLQFHKSSSSFISAFSDADWA from the coding sequence ATGTATATGCTTATATATGTCGACGACATTGTTGTGGCCAGCTCATCCGATGACGCCGTTAGCAAGTTGATCGGTGACTTACAACAAGATTTTGCACTAAAGGACTTGGGTGATCTTCATTATTTCCTTGGTGTTGAGGTTCGGAAGCAAAAGGGTGGTGTGATTCTTTGTCAATCAAAATACATCATTGACTTGCTTGCTCGCACCGGAATGGCTCAGTGTAAGGAAGTCATTTTTGCAAGTGAGAAGCTAATAAAAGGAACCAAGAAGGAGCTTTCAGCTGAGGATATCACTCGATATCAGAGTACAGTTGGGGCGCTTCAGTACTTGAACTTGACAAGACCCGACATAACCTTTCCAGTAAACAAGGTGTATCAATTCATGCAAGCGCCTACTGAAGAACACTGGTCAGCCGTGAAGATGATTCTTCATTACCTCAAGTACACAGAGGAGACTGGGCTTCAGTTCCACAAGTCTTCCTCCTCATTCATCAGCGCATTTTCAGATGCTGATTGGGCCTAG